The following proteins are encoded in a genomic region of Micromonospora olivasterospora:
- a CDS encoding IS5 family transposase: MPVVPSWLMTPLWDQFAALLPERPRVDPSHPLGCHRPRVADRLIFEKLLQVLRFGCAYESIADSGCSATTIRNRRDEWITLGVFEQLKAIVLDTYDRIVGLILDDISVDGCITKAPGGGEVAGRSPVDRGKQGMKRSSMVEARGIPLDRVLAGANRHDSPLLASTLDKLDVFGPLPEKVTVHLDAGYDSAVTRELLAGRNLHAEIAHKGDKAPIQAGRRWHVERTNAWHNAFNRLQRCYERRERVIDAFFDLADAIITLRSLIRQAWTLYRWDNRPTRRP; this comes from the coding sequence GTGCCCGTTGTTCCATCATGGCTGATGACCCCGCTGTGGGACCAGTTCGCCGCGCTGTTGCCCGAGCGGCCGCGGGTTGATCCGTCGCATCCGCTGGGGTGTCACCGGCCGCGGGTGGCGGATCGGCTGATATTCGAGAAGTTGTTGCAGGTGCTGCGGTTCGGGTGTGCGTACGAGTCGATCGCGGACAGTGGTTGTTCGGCGACGACGATCCGGAACCGGCGTGACGAGTGGATCACGCTGGGCGTGTTCGAACAATTGAAGGCCATCGTATTGGACACCTATGACCGGATTGTCGGACTGATTCTGGACGATATCTCGGTGGACGGGTGTATCACCAAGGCTCCCGGTGGCGGTGAGGTCGCCGGCCGGTCTCCGGTCGACCGGGGCAAGCAGGGGATGAAACGCTCCAGCATGGTCGAGGCCCGGGGGATCCCTCTCGACCGGGTTCTGGCCGGCGCGAACCGTCATGATTCACCACTACTGGCGTCTACTCTGGACAAGCTGGATGTGTTCGGTCCGCTGCCGGAGAAGGTGACAGTACACCTGGACGCCGGCTACGACTCGGCGGTCACCCGCGAGCTTCTGGCCGGCCGTAACCTGCACGCCGAAATAGCCCATAAGGGCGACAAAGCACCCATCCAGGCGGGCCGCAGGTGGCATGTCGAGCGGACGAACGCCTGGCACAACGCCTTCAACCGCCTGCAACGCTGCTACGAACGCCGAGAACGCGTCATCGACGCGTTCTTCGACCTCGCCGACGCGATCATCACTCTACGTAGCCTGATCCGGCAGGCATGGACCCTCTACCGCTGGGACAACCGTCCCACCCGGCGCCCATGA
- a CDS encoding helix-turn-helix domain-containing protein, protein MNVSQPRVAAIESGELPKAEVGTVARYIAALGGKAEFVAEFDGERVTLRARANRSDALPQIRGGHGHP, encoded by the coding sequence ATGAACGTTTCCCAGCCGCGCGTCGCCGCCATCGAGAGCGGCGAACTGCCGAAGGCTGAGGTCGGCACGGTCGCCCGGTACATCGCTGCCCTTGGCGGCAAGGCTGAGTTCGTTGCCGAATTCGATGGCGAACGTGTGACCCTTAGAGCCCGCGCAAATAGGTCAGACGCGCTGCCCCAGATACGAGGCGGGCACGGACATCCATGA
- a CDS encoding type II toxin-antitoxin system RelE/ParE family toxin has product MRPALVCCFVRMDRPECPVASEPDSAEQVAAAIDLLAAEGPALGRPFVDRVKGSNYKIEGIAARLGRGTEIRILFAFDPQREAILLVAGDKSGNWKGWYETCILEADKKFAEHLRELKGPH; this is encoded by the coding sequence GTGCGTCCCGCGCTCGTCTGCTGCTTCGTCCGGATGGATCGGCCTGAATGCCCGGTGGCGTCTGAGCCCGACTCGGCTGAGCAGGTCGCTGCGGCCATAGATCTGCTCGCCGCCGAGGGCCCGGCGCTCGGTCGACCGTTCGTCGACCGAGTCAAGGGCTCGAACTACAAGATTGAAGGAATTGCGGCCCGGCTCGGCAGGGGGACCGAGATCCGTATCCTGTTCGCCTTCGACCCTCAGCGGGAAGCCATCCTGCTGGTGGCGGGTGACAAGAGCGGTAACTGGAAGGGCTGGTACGAAACCTGCATTCTCGAAGCCGACAAGAAGTTCGCCGAGCATCTGCGAGAGCTGAAGGGACCGCACTGA
- a CDS encoding nucleotidyl transferase AbiEii/AbiGii toxin family protein, which yields MNGRPTFRYETPSAFRTALKERFGQIARADRRYRLDELQRQFAYDRALARLFRSDDADRWVLKGAGALLARLATARHSKDVDVFFNATDADVDDAVDALRAALRIDLGDHFAFDVTRVAPLQEEAKGARVHVNARLGPASFAAFHIDVVVGTVMTGTPDVVAPLTPLNIEGLVRPNYRVFPIADHLADKLCATIGTYARDGQPASSTRVKDLVDIAIIAITHAISADTLRTAVVSNAAMRKIELPERFVVPDAVGWAARYPRVAAEAPGTVPDYDTAISLASQIFDPVLDATAIGVWNPSARTWIPQ from the coding sequence ATGAACGGCCGGCCCACGTTCCGGTATGAGACGCCTTCGGCGTTCCGGACAGCACTCAAGGAACGCTTCGGGCAGATCGCGCGAGCTGACCGGCGCTATCGACTCGACGAACTCCAGCGTCAGTTCGCCTACGACCGGGCACTCGCCCGGTTGTTCAGATCCGATGACGCCGACCGGTGGGTGCTCAAGGGCGCTGGGGCGCTGTTGGCCCGGCTCGCCACGGCCCGGCACAGCAAGGACGTCGACGTGTTCTTCAACGCTACCGACGCCGATGTCGATGACGCCGTCGACGCACTGCGCGCCGCGCTCCGGATCGACCTCGGCGATCACTTCGCCTTCGACGTCACACGCGTCGCTCCCCTCCAAGAGGAAGCCAAAGGAGCCCGCGTACACGTCAACGCCCGACTCGGCCCGGCGTCGTTTGCCGCCTTCCACATCGATGTTGTTGTCGGCACCGTCATGACAGGCACACCAGACGTCGTCGCTCCGCTGACGCCACTGAACATCGAGGGACTCGTTCGGCCGAACTATCGCGTCTTTCCGATCGCCGACCACCTGGCCGACAAGCTCTGCGCGACCATCGGTACCTACGCCCGAGACGGGCAGCCCGCGAGCAGCACCCGGGTCAAGGACCTCGTCGACATCGCCATCATCGCCATCACACACGCCATCAGCGCCGATACGCTGCGCACCGCTGTCGTCAGCAACGCGGCGATGCGCAAGATCGAACTTCCCGAACGATTCGTCGTGCCCGACGCCGTCGGCTGGGCCGCACGCTACCCGAGAGTCGCAGCAGAGGCACCCGGCACAGTCCCTGACTACGACACCGCCATAAGCCTCGCGAGCCAGATTTTCGACCCCGTGCTCGATGCAACAGCGATCGGCGTCTGGAACCCGTCGGCGCGAACCTGGATCCCGCAGTGA
- a CDS encoding type IV toxin-antitoxin system AbiEi family antitoxin domain-containing protein translates to MSRRTALAAISPVVSEQWGMITAGQARGLGVSRQDLKRLVDDGTLAIVDQAARVYRLTGVPEDPELDPLRAAWLQLGGAKSWHERAAVPDAIVSHRSAAHLRDLGDLIPHEHEFYATTRLRPRRNDIKLRVRSQIAPDSWEVWGGLPVRTVSAIIDDLLTDGEDESAVAQVVQDALALGLLHKDALKAIVAPHAVAYGHSDPADFFRVLVGEGTR, encoded by the coding sequence ATGTCGAGGCGTACGGCGTTGGCTGCGATCAGCCCGGTGGTCAGCGAGCAGTGGGGCATGATCACCGCGGGACAGGCTCGCGGTCTTGGTGTGTCCCGGCAGGATCTGAAACGACTCGTCGATGACGGCACGCTTGCCATCGTGGATCAGGCTGCGCGCGTGTATCGGCTCACGGGCGTGCCCGAAGACCCGGAGCTGGATCCGCTACGCGCGGCCTGGCTGCAACTCGGGGGCGCCAAGTCGTGGCACGAACGCGCGGCCGTCCCCGATGCCATCGTCAGCCACCGCAGCGCCGCACATCTGCGCGACCTCGGTGACCTGATTCCACACGAGCACGAGTTCTACGCCACCACTCGGCTGCGACCTCGCCGCAACGACATCAAGCTCCGCGTACGTTCGCAGATCGCCCCGGATAGTTGGGAGGTCTGGGGTGGCCTGCCGGTACGGACCGTGTCAGCGATCATCGATGATCTGCTCACCGACGGGGAGGACGAGTCCGCGGTGGCACAGGTCGTGCAGGACGCCCTCGCTCTGGGCCTTCTGCACAAAGACGCGCTCAAGGCCATCGTCGCGCCACACGCGGTCGCCTACGGCCACTCCGACCCGGCAGATTTCTTCCGGGTGCTCGTCGGCGAGGGGACGCGTTGA
- a CDS encoding helicase-associated domain-containing protein: MQSLAVHLRALTQEQLTALVAKRRDTTIEPAPQTADQLAVRLLHPSSMVAACASLTLPQLQVGEAAAALGDGCTTARLAALLGVPEGDADLAAALRRLTGLALIWPYADGFAAAHLSPMWPHPLGLGPGAAELLAGRNMNELRRLAKVYGIPVAGRGKDELIVALVGWLARPENVRRLVAQAPADVRARLAALASRPAPSFHVRGIMFGSAGVGLPWAAERGLVVGSAWGVEEMPREVALALREGYVAAFDPQPPALPTTPVEPRDAEREAAAAASQTLAAITAIAGTMSGRPVPLLKTGGLGVREVRRIAKSSGLDEDHVRLIIELLAAGGLTEASGTGLALSAAYDEFAAAEPADQLLDLVDTWLTMPACPLAPADSTAVSSRVLYWNEGEEMILTGLRALALRTLADVLPEGHATDPGALADRLAWQSPVLTDQADEDLHRYVTGIWREAHRLGLLAHGTATRLCRSLLTGDADATHRHAQAMLPRSRSTVLLQNDLTAVVTGTPSANLLALLDGAARPESRSGAWTWRFSPASVRGALDAGSTPADLLARITEVAEGGRVPQTLTYLINDVARRYGRVQVRPAGCCLCSDDETLLTEILNTRSLQALHLVRLAPTVLATAKSQAETLAALRAAGHAPAGLRLDGRPAIEIPQRRRADPSPTEPDSGDSFPLPRLSDPADVARALLGNR, from the coding sequence GTGCAGTCCCTCGCCGTTCACCTTCGCGCCCTGACCCAGGAGCAGCTCACCGCTCTGGTCGCGAAACGTCGCGACACGACCATCGAGCCTGCGCCGCAGACCGCCGACCAGCTCGCCGTACGGCTGCTTCACCCGTCGTCGATGGTGGCTGCCTGTGCGTCGCTTACCCTGCCGCAGCTCCAGGTGGGCGAGGCCGCCGCGGCGCTGGGCGATGGGTGCACCACTGCGCGGCTGGCGGCGCTGTTGGGCGTACCGGAGGGCGACGCGGACCTGGCCGCGGCGCTGCGCCGGCTCACCGGGCTCGCTCTGATCTGGCCGTACGCCGACGGCTTCGCGGCGGCACATCTGAGCCCGATGTGGCCGCACCCGCTGGGCCTCGGACCCGGTGCCGCCGAGCTGCTCGCCGGACGGAACATGAACGAGCTGCGCAGGCTGGCGAAGGTGTACGGCATCCCCGTAGCGGGCCGCGGCAAGGACGAGTTGATCGTTGCGCTGGTCGGCTGGCTGGCGCGGCCGGAGAACGTGCGCCGACTCGTGGCGCAGGCCCCCGCCGATGTTCGCGCCCGGCTCGCCGCGCTCGCCTCGCGGCCGGCACCGTCCTTCCATGTGCGAGGGATCATGTTCGGGTCGGCCGGGGTGGGGCTGCCGTGGGCCGCCGAGCGTGGTCTCGTCGTCGGCTCCGCATGGGGCGTCGAGGAGATGCCCCGCGAGGTCGCGCTCGCGCTGCGGGAGGGCTACGTCGCTGCGTTCGACCCGCAGCCGCCGGCCCTGCCTACCACTCCCGTCGAGCCCAGGGACGCCGAACGGGAGGCCGCAGCCGCCGCCTCGCAGACCCTCGCCGCCATCACCGCGATCGCCGGAACCATGAGCGGCCGCCCGGTGCCGCTGCTCAAGACCGGCGGTCTGGGCGTACGCGAGGTCCGCCGAATCGCCAAGTCGTCCGGCCTGGACGAGGACCATGTCCGCCTGATCATCGAACTGCTCGCCGCGGGCGGCCTCACCGAGGCCTCGGGCACCGGTCTGGCCCTCTCGGCGGCCTATGACGAGTTCGCCGCCGCCGAACCCGCGGACCAGCTGCTGGACCTCGTCGACACCTGGCTGACGATGCCCGCGTGCCCGCTCGCCCCCGCCGACTCCACCGCGGTCTCCTCCCGTGTCCTCTACTGGAACGAGGGCGAGGAGATGATTTTGACGGGTCTGCGTGCCCTGGCCTTGCGTACGCTCGCCGATGTCTTACCCGAAGGGCATGCCACCGACCCCGGCGCGCTCGCCGACCGGCTGGCCTGGCAGAGCCCCGTCCTGACCGACCAGGCCGACGAGGATCTGCACCGATATGTCACCGGCATCTGGCGGGAAGCCCACCGGCTCGGCCTGCTTGCTCACGGAACAGCGACGAGGCTCTGCCGTAGCCTGCTGACCGGTGACGCCGACGCGACTCATCGGCACGCTCAGGCCATGCTGCCCCGGTCCCGCAGCACGGTCCTGTTGCAGAACGACCTCACCGCGGTGGTGACCGGCACCCCGTCGGCCAACCTGCTGGCGCTGCTGGACGGCGCGGCCCGGCCGGAGTCCCGCAGCGGCGCCTGGACCTGGCGCTTCTCGCCGGCCAGCGTCCGCGGCGCACTCGACGCCGGAAGCACCCCGGCGGATCTGCTGGCCCGGATCACCGAGGTGGCCGAAGGCGGCCGGGTGCCGCAGACACTCACGTACCTGATCAACGACGTAGCCCGCCGATACGGCCGCGTTCAGGTACGCCCAGCCGGCTGCTGCCTGTGCAGCGACGACGAAACACTGCTCACCGAAATCCTCAACACCCGCTCGCTGCAGGCCCTGCACCTGGTCCGGCTCGCCCCGACCGTGCTCGCCACCGCAAAATCGCAGGCCGAAACCCTGGCCGCACTGCGCGCCGCCGGCCACGCCCCGGCCGGCCTCCGCCTCGACGGCAGGCCAGCGATCGAGATCCCGCAACGACGCCGCGCCGATCCATCACCCACCGAGCCGGACAGTGGTGACAGCTTTCCGCTGCCACGCCTGAGCGACCCGGCCGACGTCGCACGGGCCCTGCTCGGCAACCGCTGA
- a CDS encoding DUF2293 domain-containing protein, with product MQPASKLERRVVTAAEQALRHKRYVSPLDVLTGMGWVPLGLVTDWRQGRAPHLEAVAAVSADRLADALQVFRRWVASRGLRPSQVEYLAATRDRRPLRFTAAGDLTLELTYRTHWTPADLPERQQERLAGRQSKPPDLVVVQPLKAFTCVGCGRTDADMLMMEDAGPACLTCADLDHLVFLPAGDAALTRRAKQASRLSAVVVRFSRSRKRHERQGLLVEEAAVEQAERQCLSDEEARARRRERDRQRRAAADERFQQDLAERIGRLFPRCPPMRAAAISRHTGTRGSGRVGRSAAGRALDPDAVTRAVVASVRHEDTAYDELLMAGVPREQARERVRDDIDRVLERWRRPA from the coding sequence ATGCAGCCCGCCTCGAAGCTGGAGCGCCGGGTGGTGACCGCTGCCGAGCAGGCATTGCGGCACAAGCGTTACGTGAGCCCGCTCGACGTGCTGACCGGGATGGGCTGGGTGCCGCTCGGGCTGGTGACGGACTGGCGGCAGGGCCGGGCGCCGCACCTGGAAGCGGTCGCGGCGGTGTCGGCGGACCGGCTCGCTGACGCGCTGCAGGTGTTCCGCCGCTGGGTAGCCAGTCGTGGCCTGCGCCCCAGCCAGGTCGAGTATCTCGCCGCCACCCGCGACCGGCGGCCGCTGCGCTTCACCGCCGCTGGCGATCTCACGCTGGAATTGACGTACCGCACGCACTGGACGCCGGCGGACCTGCCGGAGCGGCAGCAGGAGCGGCTGGCTGGCCGGCAGAGCAAGCCGCCGGACCTGGTGGTGGTGCAGCCGCTGAAGGCGTTCACCTGCGTCGGCTGCGGGCGCACGGACGCCGACATGCTGATGATGGAGGACGCCGGGCCGGCGTGTCTCACCTGCGCTGACCTCGATCACCTGGTGTTCCTGCCAGCCGGCGACGCGGCGCTGACCCGTCGGGCCAAACAGGCCAGCCGGCTCTCGGCGGTGGTGGTGCGGTTCAGCCGCTCCCGGAAGCGCCACGAGCGGCAGGGACTGCTGGTCGAGGAGGCCGCGGTCGAGCAGGCCGAGCGCCAGTGTCTCTCCGACGAGGAGGCCCGTGCCCGCCGCCGCGAGCGGGACCGGCAGCGGCGAGCGGCCGCGGACGAGCGGTTCCAGCAGGATCTGGCCGAACGGATCGGCCGGCTGTTCCCCAGATGTCCGCCGATGCGGGCGGCGGCGATCAGCCGACACACCGGCACCCGCGGCAGCGGCCGGGTGGGGCGCAGCGCAGCCGGTCGGGCCCTTGACCCGGACGCCGTGACCCGGGCCGTGGTCGCCTCCGTGCGGCACGAGGACACCGCGTACGACGAGCTGCTGATGGCCGGTGTGCCCCGGGAGCAGGCCCGGGAACGGGTCCGGGACGACATCGATCGGGTCCTCGAACGGTGGCGGCGCCCGGCCTGA
- a CDS encoding DUF6933 domain-containing protein, with product MFILRATAKLRQRIGPLAPHDGERATTVLGDWYATVLPWRPQVALLVNERTLLPALMPLAPAVTMPARASDQVGAVLTAHGVPDLVIRGEVDQMRQWRIAPTANRSIVGIMNDFAFLADTWRNAAKPNLLDLAVRLAATPCSPLYQRHVSPDRELAAIVQQISS from the coding sequence ATGTTCATCCTGCGCGCGACCGCGAAGCTACGGCAACGCATCGGCCCGCTCGCCCCGCATGACGGCGAGCGGGCCACGACGGTGCTCGGCGACTGGTACGCCACCGTGCTTCCGTGGCGACCGCAGGTCGCGCTGCTCGTCAACGAACGCACATTGCTGCCGGCGCTCATGCCCCTCGCTCCGGCCGTCACCATGCCAGCCCGGGCCTCCGACCAGGTCGGCGCGGTGCTCACCGCCCACGGCGTGCCCGACCTGGTGATCCGAGGCGAGGTCGACCAGATGCGCCAGTGGCGGATCGCGCCGACGGCCAACCGCAGCATCGTCGGCATCATGAACGACTTCGCCTTCCTCGCCGACACCTGGCGCAACGCCGCCAAGCCGAACCTCCTCGATCTCGCCGTGCGGCTGGCCGCGACACCGTGCAGCCCGCTCTACCAGCGCCATGTGAGCCCCGACCGGGAGCTCGCGGCCATCGTGCAGCAGATCAGCTCGTGA
- a CDS encoding calcium-binding protein — protein MGSLSRAELDALVGEATVDAYNDDEQLTGLYTMIEDNLAVPFTTQVLGVEVTVRRVDLRHGEVVAICHRGRIRQAIGILDLPLPEPPPRGAEWIEAYRHWAVG, from the coding sequence GTGGGTTCACTCAGCCGGGCCGAGTTGGACGCGTTGGTCGGCGAGGCGACGGTCGACGCCTATAACGACGATGAGCAGCTGACCGGCCTCTACACGATGATCGAGGACAATCTGGCGGTGCCCTTCACGACGCAGGTTCTGGGTGTCGAGGTGACGGTGCGGCGGGTTGACCTGCGCCACGGCGAAGTGGTCGCGATCTGCCATCGCGGTCGGATCCGTCAGGCGATCGGGATTCTGGATCTTCCGTTGCCGGAGCCGCCGCCGCGCGGCGCGGAGTGGATCGAGGCGTACCGGCACTGGGCGGTCGGATGA
- a CDS encoding RNA polymerase sigma factor has translation MDEALLRSLTPSVLGVLVRRGADFAAAEDAVQDALVEAVRVWPTDPPRDAKGWLVAVAWRRFLDAARSDAARRRREDLVDAEPASGPTPAVDDTLQLYFLCAHPSLTPSSAVALTLRAVGGLTTHQIAQAYLVPEATMAQRISRAKRTVSGVRFDQPGDVATVLRVLYLVFNEGYSGDIDLAAEAIRLTRQLAATFDHPEVAGLLALMLLHHARRAARTAPDGSLVPLAEQDRGRWDTMMIAEGVEILQAALARDRLGEYQAQAAIAALHADAPTAAETDWVQIVEWYDELARLTDNPVVRLNRAVAVGEADGPRAGLAALAALDDTLPRHTAAAAYLHERDGNLTTAARLYAEAAHKAPNLAERDHLTRQAARLNTHQRR, from the coding sequence ATGGATGAGGCTCTGCTGCGGAGCCTCACGCCGAGCGTGCTCGGAGTCCTCGTCCGCCGCGGAGCCGACTTCGCGGCGGCCGAGGACGCCGTGCAGGACGCGCTGGTGGAGGCGGTCCGCGTCTGGCCGACCGACCCGCCGCGGGATGCGAAGGGTTGGCTGGTCGCCGTGGCCTGGCGCCGGTTCCTCGACGCGGCCCGGTCGGATGCCGCCCGCCGCCGGCGTGAGGACCTCGTCGACGCCGAGCCGGCGTCCGGGCCCACGCCGGCGGTGGACGACACGCTCCAGCTGTACTTTTTGTGCGCCCACCCGTCGCTGACGCCGTCGTCGGCGGTCGCGCTCACGCTGCGCGCCGTCGGCGGGTTGACCACCCACCAGATCGCCCAGGCCTACCTGGTGCCCGAGGCGACCATGGCGCAGCGCATCAGCCGGGCCAAGCGCACCGTCTCTGGGGTGCGGTTCGACCAGCCCGGCGACGTCGCCACCGTGCTGCGCGTCCTCTACCTGGTCTTCAACGAGGGCTACTCCGGTGACATAGATCTGGCCGCCGAGGCCATCCGGCTCACCCGGCAACTCGCGGCCACGTTCGACCACCCCGAGGTGGCAGGGCTGCTCGCCCTCATGCTGCTGCACCACGCCCGGCGCGCCGCCCGGACCGCGCCCGACGGCAGCCTGGTGCCCCTCGCGGAGCAGGACCGCGGCCGGTGGGACACGATGATGATCGCCGAGGGCGTCGAGATCCTGCAGGCAGCCCTGGCCCGCGACCGACTGGGCGAGTACCAGGCCCAGGCCGCCATCGCGGCACTGCACGCCGACGCGCCCACCGCCGCGGAGACCGACTGGGTGCAGATCGTCGAGTGGTACGACGAACTGGCCCGCCTGACCGACAACCCGGTCGTGCGGCTCAACCGCGCGGTGGCCGTCGGCGAGGCCGACGGGCCACGCGCCGGCCTGGCGGCCCTCGCCGCGCTCGACGACACACTGCCCCGCCACACCGCGGCGGCGGCGTACCTGCACGAACGCGACGGCAACCTGACCACGGCGGCACGCCTGTACGCCGAAGCCGCTCACAAGGCCCCCAACCTCGCCGAACGCGACCACCTGACTCGCCAGGCCGCCCGACTCAACACCCACCAGCGTCGCTGA
- a CDS encoding YciI family protein, whose protein sequence is MAKYLLLKHYRGAPAAVNDVPMDRWTPEEISAHVQYMNDFAARLEGTGEFVDGQALSPEGTFVRYDGEGRPPVTDGPFAETKDLIAGWMVIDVDSYERAIELAGELSAAPGAGGKPIHEWLEVRPFLAAPPTTTECLFHG, encoded by the coding sequence ATGGCGAAGTATCTGCTGCTGAAGCACTACCGGGGCGCTCCGGCTGCGGTCAACGACGTGCCGATGGACCGGTGGACGCCGGAGGAGATCTCGGCGCACGTGCAGTACATGAACGACTTCGCGGCCCGGCTGGAGGGGACCGGCGAGTTCGTCGATGGTCAGGCGCTCTCCCCGGAGGGGACGTTCGTCCGGTACGACGGTGAGGGGCGCCCGCCGGTGACCGACGGCCCGTTCGCCGAGACGAAGGACCTGATCGCCGGTTGGATGGTGATCGACGTCGACAGCTACGAGCGGGCCATCGAGCTGGCCGGGGAACTGTCGGCCGCTCCTGGGGCGGGTGGGAAGCCGATCCACGAGTGGCTCGAGGTGCGCCCCTTCCTGGCCGCGCCGCCCACCACCACGGAGTGCCTCTTCCATGGATGA
- a CDS encoding NAD(P)-dependent alcohol dehydrogenase — protein sequence MKAIVQDRYGPPETLKLAYVDAPAPAADEVLVRVEAAALNAYDWHAMRGDPRMARLSMGRSGPRARIRGRDFAGRVEAVGPDVRRVRPGDAVFGDLGDANSAFAEYVCAPAALVAPKPANLTPQQAAALPLAGVTALMGLCDVGQVEPGHRVLVNGASGGVGTLAVQLAKALGATVTAVCSTRNIDLARSLGADHVVDYTRDDFTHDAGRHDVVLDLVGNRSLTALRRALTPTGTLVLSGGGVYRGGSLIGPVWLLARGRLLAPFVRHRIVTLTTAPSRQHLDTLRAYAETGRLTPVIDRTYPLHKVPQAIRYLEGEHARAKVVITM from the coding sequence GTGAAAGCGATCGTCCAAGACCGATACGGTCCCCCGGAGACGCTCAAGCTCGCGTACGTCGACGCGCCGGCGCCTGCCGCCGACGAGGTCCTCGTGCGGGTCGAGGCCGCCGCGCTCAACGCGTACGACTGGCACGCCATGCGTGGCGATCCACGGATGGCGCGGTTGTCCATGGGCCGGTCAGGGCCCCGCGCACGCATCCGTGGCCGCGACTTCGCCGGCCGGGTCGAGGCCGTTGGCCCCGACGTTCGACGGGTACGCCCCGGCGACGCCGTCTTCGGCGACCTCGGCGACGCCAACAGCGCGTTCGCCGAGTACGTCTGCGCGCCCGCGGCTCTGGTCGCGCCGAAGCCGGCGAACCTGACGCCGCAGCAGGCGGCCGCCCTGCCGCTGGCCGGCGTCACCGCGCTCATGGGACTGTGCGACGTCGGGCAGGTCGAGCCTGGGCACCGCGTCCTCGTCAACGGCGCCTCCGGCGGGGTCGGCACGCTGGCCGTCCAACTGGCCAAGGCGCTCGGCGCGACCGTGACCGCAGTGTGCAGCACCCGCAACATCGACCTGGCCCGCTCCCTCGGCGCCGACCACGTCGTCGACTACACCCGAGACGACTTCACCCACGACGCCGGCCGGCACGACGTCGTACTCGACCTGGTCGGCAACCGCTCACTCACCGCGCTCCGGCGGGCGCTGACCCCGACCGGGACGCTGGTGCTCTCCGGCGGCGGCGTGTACCGCGGCGGCAGCCTCATCGGGCCGGTCTGGCTCCTCGCGCGCGGGCGGCTGCTGGCACCCTTCGTCCGGCACCGCATCGTCACACTCACAACAGCACCCAGCCGACAACACCTCGACACGCTCCGCGCCTACGCCGAGACCGGGCGCCTCACCCCGGTCATCGACCGCACCTATCCGCTCCACAAGGTGCCCCAAGCCATCCGGTACCTCGAAGGTGAACACGCGCGGGCGAAAGTGGTCATCACCATGTGA